A region from the uncultured Draconibacterium sp. genome encodes:
- a CDS encoding family 16 glycosylhydrolase: protein MNKITLLFTLLLLTTFAASAQPPKAPKGYKWVKNEKFSDEFNGDKLDKTKWYDRSPYWVHGRPPATFRARTVSVKDGFLQIKNDILRKEDKEKQDKYNIVGGAVASVAKDAHYGYYESRIKASGISMSTTFWFKNKAKKNDPKGIHQELDIAELVGMQKLKNDFRNILHSNTHFIHNDENGKHKYISSGGTCPIVPAANEAFHIYGCWWEDANNIHIYLDGEFKFTMHPDTTYSKTPFDTPMYMHLVTETYNWEEPPTEEELLNDQINTSYYDWVRAYKLVKED, encoded by the coding sequence ATGAATAAAATAACATTACTGTTTACCTTGCTTTTGCTGACAACCTTTGCTGCGAGTGCCCAACCACCCAAAGCGCCCAAAGGTTACAAATGGGTAAAAAATGAAAAGTTCTCCGACGAATTTAACGGCGATAAACTGGATAAAACCAAGTGGTACGACCGCTCGCCCTATTGGGTGCATGGTCGTCCACCGGCAACCTTCCGTGCACGTACGGTTTCTGTAAAAGATGGTTTTCTGCAAATAAAAAACGATATTTTGCGCAAAGAAGACAAGGAAAAACAAGATAAGTACAATATCGTTGGCGGAGCAGTGGCTTCGGTGGCTAAAGATGCTCATTATGGCTACTACGAATCGCGAATAAAAGCTTCGGGAATTTCCATGTCTACCACATTTTGGTTTAAAAATAAAGCCAAAAAGAATGACCCGAAAGGAATTCATCAAGAGCTGGATATTGCCGAGTTAGTAGGGATGCAGAAATTGAAAAATGATTTCAGAAATATTCTGCATTCAAATACTCACTTTATTCATAACGATGAAAATGGTAAGCATAAGTATATTTCTTCCGGAGGAACCTGCCCGATTGTACCGGCAGCAAACGAAGCCTTTCATATTTATGGCTGCTGGTGGGAAGATGCCAACAATATTCACATTTACCTGGATGGTGAATTTAAATTTACCATGCATCCTGATACCACTTATTCAAAAACACCATTCGATACTCCAATGTACATGCACCTTGTAACCGAAACCTACAATTGGGAAGAACCACCAACGGAGGAGGAGCTGCTTAACGACCAGATAAATACATCGTATTACGATTGGGTACGAGCGTATAAACTTGTAAAAGAAGATTAA
- a CDS encoding glycoside hydrolase family 2 TIM barrel-domain containing protein, which produces MNKTLILILISIFGTMQLSAQNLPEGYPQTQRTKQKLNSGWKFHLGDAGESFYTSGFDDSDWEEVNIPHTLKLTTINLDGVLDDKTQPTFHREVGWYRKTIKVGANPFKKVFLEFEGAHQVTDLWVNGKHVGQHVLGGYTPFIFDVSDVVNYGEENQVTLLVDNRVNDVVAPDPGPFDYIKFSGLYRDVYLVETDCMRITFNIESINSGVTITTPSVDPVNLNATINIKTAVKNESKIARTATVVNRVIDQEGFVVLKLEETQNIVPGAELVFNQIGGIEENVQLWDVEHPYLYKVNTLVLENGVAIDAVDNPLGIRKFELDPEKGFKLNGKVIELIGYNRHQHYGYIGDAMPNSLHYKDMLDFKNMGFNVMRCAHYPHDDEIMRACDELGILVYEEAPTWISISQKKEWYTNWEQAARVMVRNHRNHPSVVIWGAGINHRGAVPQAHYAIKQEDPTRLTASQSSRWTGWQTSWVTDIYANMNYGPVMWERNEPLLAMEGGSGPEVIAQYKRDPMMPGMISWVAHAYYTFHDIGNFDDRTRAGMWDSFRYIKRQDLMWYPTELKDTPMIYFPDQWEEGIQQLTIYSNCPEIELFVNDNSIGKYRPSSALKYQGLDHPPYEITVKNFEPGKLTAKGLQYGKVIAEETIYTPGKPAAIRFWLDNEGRNFVADGSDILVGHAEVVDANGMIIRDSEAEIKFEISGDAKIVGDTENIGSNPLKVKRGGASVLIQAGKNPGKIMVTASSQGLKPATASVQTIADETNMVLRNAYSIYDFEKVKVDMGAADQLLQFGWLPWNGNDNETSEIAIKELGGFKAEVKTASGAGVLRWLGEMNVIGKYGFVYGEGVLGIDDEGLELVFSGLTAGKYKLKSYHHAPRSNTDSMDPNREKLKTVRIHTLPYARSINARVNNKNGQKEIKNILVSEGQELQFKNPNPGHAEVIFETDGSPVSFVFSDDSTSKGVWLNGFELSEQ; this is translated from the coding sequence ATGAATAAAACGCTCATCCTAATTCTGATTTCCATTTTCGGAACAATGCAACTGTCAGCGCAAAATCTCCCCGAGGGCTATCCGCAAACACAGCGCACCAAACAAAAATTAAACTCGGGTTGGAAATTTCATTTAGGCGATGCCGGGGAGTCGTTTTATACAAGCGGTTTTGATGATTCGGATTGGGAAGAAGTAAACATTCCCCACACCCTAAAACTTACTACCATTAACCTTGATGGAGTATTGGACGATAAAACTCAACCGACTTTTCACCGGGAAGTGGGGTGGTACCGAAAAACTATAAAAGTTGGTGCCAATCCGTTCAAAAAAGTATTTCTTGAATTTGAAGGAGCCCACCAGGTAACCGACCTTTGGGTTAACGGAAAGCATGTGGGGCAGCATGTACTTGGTGGTTATACGCCTTTTATTTTTGATGTGTCGGATGTTGTAAACTACGGAGAAGAAAACCAGGTAACCCTCTTGGTTGATAACCGCGTAAATGATGTGGTAGCACCCGATCCGGGCCCATTTGATTATATTAAATTCAGTGGCTTGTACCGCGATGTTTATTTGGTAGAAACCGATTGCATGCGTATTACTTTTAACATCGAATCGATAAATTCAGGGGTAACCATTACCACTCCATCGGTTGATCCAGTAAACTTAAATGCTACAATAAACATTAAAACAGCGGTAAAAAACGAGAGTAAAATTGCACGCACAGCAACAGTTGTAAATCGGGTAATCGATCAAGAGGGCTTTGTGGTGCTAAAACTCGAAGAAACACAGAACATTGTTCCCGGTGCCGAGCTTGTGTTTAATCAAATTGGCGGAATTGAAGAAAATGTGCAGCTGTGGGATGTGGAGCATCCATACCTGTACAAAGTAAATACATTGGTGCTTGAAAACGGCGTAGCCATTGATGCCGTGGATAATCCGCTAGGCATCCGTAAATTTGAGCTCGATCCGGAAAAAGGGTTCAAACTAAACGGAAAAGTAATTGAGCTTATCGGCTATAATCGTCATCAGCACTACGGCTATATTGGAGATGCCATGCCCAATTCGTTGCATTACAAAGATATGCTCGATTTCAAAAACATGGGCTTTAACGTAATGCGTTGTGCGCATTATCCGCACGACGATGAAATTATGAGGGCCTGCGATGAGTTGGGAATTTTGGTTTACGAGGAAGCGCCAACCTGGATTTCGATTTCGCAAAAAAAAGAGTGGTACACCAACTGGGAACAGGCCGCCAGGGTTATGGTGCGCAACCACCGTAATCATCCGTCGGTGGTAATTTGGGGAGCAGGAATTAACCACCGGGGTGCCGTTCCGCAAGCACATTACGCCATAAAACAAGAAGACCCAACGCGCCTTACTGCCTCGCAAAGCAGCCGCTGGACCGGTTGGCAAACCTCGTGGGTAACCGATATTTATGCCAATATGAATTACGGACCGGTTATGTGGGAAAGAAACGAACCACTGCTGGCTATGGAAGGGGGCTCGGGGCCCGAAGTTATTGCCCAATACAAACGCGACCCCATGATGCCCGGTATGATTTCGTGGGTGGCTCATGCTTACTACACTTTTCACGATATTGGCAATTTTGACGACCGAACCCGTGCCGGAATGTGGGATTCGTTCCGTTACATCAAACGTCAGGATTTAATGTGGTACCCTACCGAGTTAAAAGATACACCAATGATTTATTTTCCCGATCAGTGGGAGGAAGGAATTCAGCAACTTACCATTTACAGCAATTGCCCCGAAATAGAACTGTTTGTTAACGATAATTCAATAGGAAAATACCGTCCGTCGAGTGCATTGAAATACCAGGGGCTCGATCATCCTCCTTACGAAATAACGGTTAAAAATTTCGAGCCGGGAAAACTCACGGCTAAGGGGCTACAGTACGGAAAAGTAATTGCGGAAGAAACTATTTACACGCCCGGCAAACCCGCCGCCATAAGGTTTTGGCTTGATAACGAAGGTCGTAATTTTGTGGCCGATGGTTCAGATATTTTGGTGGGACATGCCGAAGTGGTAGATGCTAACGGAATGATTATTCGCGATTCGGAAGCTGAAATAAAATTTGAGATAAGCGGCGATGCAAAAATTGTTGGCGATACCGAAAATATTGGTTCCAATCCCTTAAAAGTGAAAAGAGGAGGAGCGTCAGTTCTTATTCAGGCCGGTAAAAATCCCGGAAAGATTATGGTTACCGCCAGTTCGCAGGGGTTAAAACCGGCAACAGCTTCAGTCCAAACTATTGCCGATGAAACAAATATGGTACTTAGAAATGCTTACTCTATCTACGATTTCGAAAAAGTAAAAGTGGATATGGGCGCTGCCGACCAGTTACTGCAATTTGGGTGGCTGCCCTGGAACGGTAATGATAATGAAACATCGGAAATAGCGATTAAAGAACTGGGCGGGTTTAAAGCCGAGGTAAAAACAGCGTCGGGAGCTGGTGTGTTGCGCTGGTTAGGCGAAATGAATGTGATTGGAAAATACGGTTTTGTTTATGGCGAAGGAGTTCTTGGAATTGACGACGAGGGGCTTGAATTGGTGTTTTCCGGATTAACCGCCGGTAAATACAAGCTCAAAAGCTACCACCACGCACCACGTTCCAACACCGATAGCATGGATCCTAACCGCGAGAAATTGAAAACGGTCCGCATTCATACATTGCCTTATGCCCGCAGTATAAATGCAAGGGTAAACAATAAAAACGGGCAAAAAGAAATTAAGAATATCCTGGTTTCTGAAGGGCAGGAATTACAGTTTAAAAATCCAAATCCGGGGCATGCTGAAGTTATTTTTGAGACCGATGGGAGTCCGGTTAGTTTTGTTTTTTCTGATGACTCTACATCAAAAGGTGTGTGGCTAAACGGATTTGAATTAAGCGAACAATAA
- a CDS encoding glycoside hydrolase family 3 C-terminal domain-containing protein produces the protein MKKIILLSLLFACIQLASKAQNTGFDWFDYNLPMEERIDALVNSMTIEEKCSQLLDEAIAIERLNVPRYGWWNECLHGVGRTGRATVFPQAIGLGATFDEELIFRITSAISDEARAKYNVAIANNNRSKYSGLTFWSPNVNLFRDPRWGRGQETYGEDPYLTSRIGVAFVKGLQGDHPKYLKAAACAKHYVVHSGPEALRHEFDAVVSMKDLWETYMPAFKALVTEAKVEGVMGAYNRTNGEACCASPYLMNEILRDDWGFDGYFTSDCWAVNDIWQFHGLAKDAAEASAMAIKAGMNLNCGSAFNDLDKALEQELLNEADIDKALKQLLKTRFRLGMFDPEEEVPFSKIGPEVVGCQKHVDLALEAAQKSVVLVKNKGNVLPLKKDLRTLFVTGPQAANEEALLGNYFGVTGNSVNILDGIAAKVSVGTSINYKIGQMPWHVNANPIDWTTGEAAAADACIAVMGINGMWEGEEGEAIASNLKGDHIDARLPQNQVDFLKKIREKSDKPLIVVITCGNPLIIPEVYEMADAVIYAWYSGEQGGNAVADVIFGDVSPSGRMPFTVPYSVEDLPPYDDYAMAGRTYRYMEKEPLFPFGFGLSYANFTYSNITSATEGDKVIVSALVENTGTISADEVAQLYVSSPLAGDGYPIYALKSFKRLSLKSGEQAKVEFSVSKEAFYQVDEQGENFLPKGDYKITIGGSVPSKRSADLGAAKTITTSIQSKQLK, from the coding sequence ATGAAGAAGATAATTCTTTTATCACTTTTGTTTGCTTGTATTCAACTGGCAAGCAAAGCACAAAACACCGGATTCGACTGGTTCGACTACAACTTACCTATGGAAGAGCGCATCGATGCGCTGGTAAACTCGATGACCATTGAAGAAAAATGTTCACAATTATTGGATGAAGCCATTGCCATCGAGCGTTTAAATGTGCCACGTTACGGCTGGTGGAACGAATGCTTGCATGGAGTTGGCCGTACAGGACGGGCAACAGTTTTTCCTCAGGCCATTGGCTTAGGGGCCACTTTTGACGAGGAGCTTATTTTTCGCATTACAAGTGCTATAAGCGACGAAGCACGCGCAAAATACAATGTGGCTATCGCCAACAATAATCGGTCGAAATATTCTGGCCTTACCTTTTGGTCGCCTAACGTAAACTTGTTTCGCGATCCGCGCTGGGGACGTGGTCAGGAAACCTATGGTGAAGACCCTTACCTGACTTCAAGAATTGGAGTAGCTTTTGTAAAAGGCTTGCAAGGCGATCATCCAAAATACCTGAAGGCTGCAGCTTGTGCCAAACATTATGTGGTGCACTCGGGACCCGAGGCCTTGCGGCACGAGTTTGATGCCGTTGTTTCGATGAAAGACCTTTGGGAAACCTATATGCCGGCTTTTAAAGCACTGGTAACCGAGGCAAAGGTGGAAGGTGTGATGGGAGCCTACAACCGCACCAATGGAGAGGCTTGCTGCGCCAGCCCGTACTTAATGAACGAAATATTACGCGACGATTGGGGTTTTGATGGATACTTCACTTCCGATTGTTGGGCCGTTAACGATATTTGGCAGTTTCATGGCCTGGCAAAAGATGCTGCAGAAGCATCGGCAATGGCCATTAAGGCAGGTATGAACCTGAATTGCGGAAGTGCTTTTAATGATTTGGACAAAGCTTTAGAGCAGGAACTTTTGAATGAAGCCGATATTGATAAGGCGCTAAAACAATTGCTAAAAACACGTTTTCGTTTGGGCATGTTCGATCCGGAAGAGGAAGTGCCTTTTAGTAAAATTGGCCCCGAAGTGGTTGGCTGCCAAAAGCATGTAGACCTGGCTCTTGAGGCCGCACAAAAATCTGTGGTATTGGTAAAAAATAAAGGCAATGTACTTCCGCTGAAAAAAGATTTGAGAACCCTTTTTGTAACAGGACCGCAGGCTGCAAACGAAGAAGCCCTGCTTGGGAATTACTTTGGCGTAACGGGCAATAGTGTTAACATTCTCGACGGGATTGCTGCCAAAGTAAGTGTGGGTACCAGCATCAACTATAAAATTGGGCAAATGCCCTGGCATGTTAATGCCAATCCTATTGACTGGACTACCGGAGAAGCTGCCGCAGCCGATGCCTGTATTGCAGTGATGGGTATAAATGGTATGTGGGAAGGTGAAGAAGGAGAGGCAATTGCTTCGAATCTGAAAGGCGACCATATTGACGCCCGACTTCCACAAAACCAGGTTGATTTTCTGAAAAAGATTCGCGAAAAAAGCGATAAGCCTTTAATTGTGGTTATCACTTGCGGGAACCCCTTAATTATTCCCGAGGTGTACGAAATGGCTGATGCCGTTATTTATGCCTGGTATTCGGGCGAACAAGGCGGAAATGCAGTGGCTGATGTTATTTTTGGCGATGTTTCTCCATCAGGAAGAATGCCATTTACCGTGCCTTATTCGGTTGAAGATTTACCACCATACGATGATTATGCCATGGCCGGACGCACCTACCGCTACATGGAGAAAGAACCGCTGTTTCCCTTTGGGTTTGGCTTAAGTTATGCCAATTTTACCTATTCAAATATTACCTCAGCTACCGAGGGTGATAAAGTGATTGTTTCGGCACTTGTAGAAAACACCGGGACAATATCTGCCGATGAGGTGGCACAACTTTACGTTTCTTCTCCGCTGGCTGGCGATGGTTATCCGATTTACGCCTTAAAATCATTTAAACGTTTGAGTTTAAAATCAGGAGAGCAAGCCAAAGTTGAATTTTCAGTTTCAAAAGAAGCCTTTTATCAGGTTGATGAGCAGGGTGAAAACTTTTTACCCAAAGGCGACTACAAAATTACAATTGGAGGTTCGGTTCCATCAAAAAGAAGTGCCGATCTTGGAGCAGCAAAAACAATAACTACAAGTATCCAATCAAAACAATTAAAATAG
- a CDS encoding glycosyl hydrolase family 28 protein, whose product MNLKQLGCITFMFLLTLAVSGKQFNVYDFGAMADGKTLDTKAVQAAIDACTQNGGGQVVIPAGKTVLVGTIYLKDFVNLHIETGAVLLGSPHIEDYATDTHKIMYKRESHMDRCLIYAENASSFAIEGYGTIDGNGAEFTNQRPMLLRFKDCNNIHLNDITLKNPAAWTSAFLYCNEIAVSGIRISSWANKNGDGLDFDGCTNVRVANCSFSNSDDSICLQASLPNKPCRDVVVTNCIFETKWGGMRIGLLSRGNIEQVAVSNCTFKNIEDSGLKIQQCEGGEMRNMTFTNLVMENVPRPVFMTFSQQRACVDVPEGTYEPLNRMHNMIFSNIVVDNRKLDKNSCFFFTGYPGNDIENVVLKDVQFTISGGATAEDAAKEVKEYSLEVVKKHWPEFYLVGTLPASALYARHLDGLYVENFHVFIENEDARKPFILNDVKNGSVEKFYVNKKQIN is encoded by the coding sequence ATGAATTTAAAACAATTGGGCTGCATTACTTTTATGTTTTTGCTAACGCTGGCTGTTTCCGGTAAACAATTTAATGTTTATGATTTTGGCGCAATGGCCGATGGCAAAACGCTGGATACAAAAGCTGTTCAGGCAGCTATTGATGCCTGTACCCAAAACGGGGGAGGACAGGTAGTTATTCCGGCAGGTAAAACAGTGCTGGTTGGTACAATTTACCTCAAAGATTTTGTTAATCTGCACATCGAAACCGGTGCTGTATTATTGGGAAGCCCACATATTGAAGATTACGCCACCGATACCCATAAAATTATGTATAAGCGCGAATCGCATATGGACCGCTGTTTAATTTATGCCGAAAATGCCAGCTCTTTTGCTATTGAAGGCTATGGAACTATCGATGGAAATGGGGCTGAATTTACCAATCAACGCCCCATGTTGCTGCGTTTTAAAGACTGCAATAACATTCACCTAAACGACATCACCCTAAAAAATCCGGCAGCATGGACTTCAGCTTTTTTGTATTGTAACGAAATTGCCGTATCAGGAATACGAATCAGCAGCTGGGCCAATAAAAACGGCGATGGTTTGGATTTTGACGGATGCACCAATGTTCGGGTAGCAAACTGCTCGTTTAGTAATTCCGATGATTCTATTTGCCTGCAGGCTTCATTGCCCAATAAACCTTGCCGCGATGTGGTGGTTACCAATTGCATTTTCGAAACCAAATGGGGCGGAATGCGAATCGGATTACTCTCGCGTGGAAATATTGAACAGGTGGCCGTTAGCAACTGCACGTTTAAAAATATTGAAGATTCGGGATTGAAAATTCAGCAGTGCGAAGGTGGCGAAATGCGAAACATGACCTTTACCAACCTGGTGATGGAGAACGTTCCTCGCCCTGTTTTTATGACCTTTAGCCAGCAACGTGCTTGTGTTGATGTGCCCGAAGGAACCTACGAACCGCTGAACCGGATGCACAACATGATTTTCAGCAATATTGTGGTTGATAACCGTAAGCTCGACAAAAATTCATGCTTCTTTTTTACCGGATACCCCGGAAACGATATTGAGAATGTTGTGCTGAAAGACGTACAGTTTACAATTTCGGGTGGCGCAACGGCAGAAGATGCCGCTAAAGAAGTAAAAGAATATAGCCTGGAAGTGGTGAAAAAGCACTGGCCCGAGTTTTACCTGGTGGGCACTTTACCGGCTTCTGCACTTTATGCGCGCCATTTGGATGGCCTTTATGTGGAGAATTTCCATGTGTTTATTGAAAATGAAGATGCGCGTAAGCCATTCATACTTAATGATGTGAAAAACGGAAGTGTTGAAAAATTTTATGTGAACAAAAAACAAATAAACTGA
- a CDS encoding VOC family protein: MLNKIHHIAIICSDYQQSKHFYTKILELQTLQETYRKERDSWKLDLALGGDYVIELFSFPNPPHRVNQPEARGLRHLAFEVDCIEETVFKLNKKGVETEAVRTDALSGKKFTFFFDPDGLPLEIYEK, encoded by the coding sequence ATGTTGAATAAAATCCATCATATTGCCATAATTTGTTCTGATTATCAGCAATCAAAACATTTTTATACGAAAATACTCGAATTGCAAACACTTCAGGAAACCTACCGTAAAGAGCGGGATTCGTGGAAATTGGACCTGGCATTGGGAGGCGATTACGTAATTGAATTGTTTTCTTTTCCGAATCCTCCGCACCGGGTAAATCAGCCCGAAGCCCGGGGATTGCGGCACCTGGCTTTCGAAGTGGATTGTATTGAGGAAACTGTTTTTAAACTGAATAAGAAAGGCGTGGAAACCGAAGCGGTAAGAACAGATGCTTTGAGTGGCAAAAAATTTACCTTCTTTTTCGACCCCGATGGTTTGCCGCTGGAGATTTATGAAAAATAG
- a CDS encoding sulfatase-like hydrolase/transferase, with product MRKLFFIVLIAIVALQVVAQKPNIILIESDDQSNLAVGAYGWDKVFTPNIDKIAEEGVYFTSAYNMGCWSPAVCIPSRTMLFNGVSVWRAAQLSAKNVPGPSLVERLAQVGYTTYFTGKWHALGKNPREMFHHYGHILPGQLKDYYTNQGHLTDVVGQEAVEFINQAAQKNEPFFLYVAFNAPHVPRKTAQQYYNMYPPENIVLPPSVKDGPLHPNIKYNYSKNPLSSNEMRTRYQQNNAMVSHMDERIGDILEALKKTGNYDNSIIVFMSDQGINFGENGVAGKVCLYDVSATAPLIISAPGISKGKKFNKRVYLQDIYPTLLEMLDTDVPEYMEFKSLLPVLQAKTNESPHNSIYMGMFDDQRGIVHNNYKLILYTQAAEAELYNLNQDKWEMNNLMGSNIAKTIIPTLGSEFFKWQQQTGDTLDVKALFPNLFTEN from the coding sequence ATGAGAAAGCTTTTTTTTATTGTTTTAATAGCCATAGTGGCCTTACAGGTTGTTGCACAAAAGCCAAACATTATACTTATTGAATCTGACGACCAGAGCAACCTGGCTGTTGGTGCCTATGGCTGGGATAAGGTGTTTACACCCAATATTGATAAAATTGCCGAAGAGGGAGTTTACTTTACTTCAGCCTACAACATGGGCTGTTGGAGCCCCGCAGTTTGTATTCCCAGCCGAACCATGCTTTTTAACGGTGTTTCGGTTTGGCGGGCCGCACAACTGAGTGCCAAAAATGTACCGGGCCCTTCGCTGGTCGAGCGTTTGGCGCAAGTGGGCTATACCACCTATTTTACCGGAAAATGGCACGCTCTGGGTAAGAACCCTCGCGAGATGTTTCATCACTATGGGCATATTTTACCCGGCCAGTTAAAAGATTATTACACCAACCAAGGGCACCTAACCGATGTGGTAGGGCAGGAAGCGGTTGAATTTATCAATCAGGCAGCACAAAAAAACGAGCCTTTCTTTTTGTATGTAGCATTTAATGCGCCACATGTGCCACGCAAAACCGCGCAACAGTACTACAATATGTATCCACCTGAAAATATTGTACTTCCACCAAGTGTAAAAGACGGGCCCTTGCACCCAAATATTAAATACAACTACTCAAAAAATCCGCTCAGCAGTAATGAAATGCGAACCCGTTACCAGCAAAATAATGCCATGGTTAGCCACATGGACGAACGAATTGGTGATATTCTGGAAGCACTGAAAAAAACAGGAAATTACGACAACAGCATCATTGTTTTTATGTCGGATCAGGGAATAAATTTTGGCGAAAACGGCGTGGCAGGAAAAGTTTGTTTGTACGATGTAAGTGCAACTGCTCCGCTTATTATCAGTGCACCCGGTATTTCAAAAGGCAAAAAGTTTAACAAACGCGTTTATTTACAGGATATTTATCCAACTCTGCTTGAAATGCTGGATACCGATGTGCCCGAATACATGGAGTTTAAATCTTTGCTGCCGGTTTTGCAGGCAAAAACAAACGAAAGTCCGCACAACTCAATTTATATGGGAATGTTCGACGATCAGCGCGGAATTGTGCATAACAATTATAAACTGATTTTATACACGCAGGCTGCCGAGGCCGAATTGTATAATCTTAACCAGGATAAATGGGAAATGAATAACCTGATGGGGAGCAATATTGCAAAAACGATAATTCCGACTTTGGGCAGCGAATTTTTTAAATGGCAGCAACAAACCGGCGATACGCTTGATGTTAAGGCCTTGTTTCCAAATCTATTTACTGAAAACTAA
- a CDS encoding carbohydrate-binding family 9-like protein, which translates to MNWIKFTIIGVFLVFTGTTAIGQATKKLVIGEQPVFKVKRANQLIVVDGKMDEAVWSQTEARAFNYFYRVEKPDDRQKMLFRMLWDDRNLYVFFEAEDKYITARETKRDGQPYFDDCAEVFFITVPDSLDTHIGYELNLYKAANDFVYFNDFLPGQSVAMKSFNPEYQVEVQVNGTINDNSDIDKGWSMEMAIPLENFGGLEKFSPVQPGNKWAFLAVRQDRNDAEGERRSTSTIFPIYEIEKNVHQANRFGLMEFVK; encoded by the coding sequence ATGAATTGGATAAAATTTACAATAATTGGTGTGTTTCTGGTATTTACCGGAACAACAGCAATTGGACAAGCAACCAAAAAGTTGGTAATTGGCGAACAACCCGTATTTAAAGTAAAAAGAGCCAATCAATTAATAGTTGTTGATGGCAAAATGGATGAAGCCGTTTGGAGCCAGACTGAGGCCCGCGCCTTTAATTATTTTTATCGGGTCGAAAAACCGGACGACCGGCAAAAAATGCTGTTCAGAATGTTGTGGGACGACCGCAATTTGTATGTTTTTTTCGAAGCTGAAGATAAATACATTACCGCACGTGAAACCAAACGCGATGGGCAACCTTATTTCGACGACTGCGCTGAAGTGTTTTTTATTACCGTTCCAGATAGCCTGGATACGCACATTGGCTACGAACTTAATTTGTACAAAGCAGCTAACGATTTTGTGTATTTTAACGACTTTCTGCCCGGGCAAAGTGTGGCCATGAAATCGTTTAATCCTGAGTACCAGGTGGAGGTACAGGTAAACGGAACCATCAACGATAATTCGGATATTGACAAAGGCTGGTCCATGGAAATGGCAATTCCGCTGGAAAACTTTGGGGGCCTCGAAAAATTTTCACCCGTGCAGCCCGGAAATAAATGGGCCTTCCTTGCCGTTCGTCAGGACAGAAACGACGCCGAGGGTGAGCGCCGTTCCACCAGCACCATTTTTCCCATTTACGAGATTGAAAAAAATGTGCACCAGGCCAATCGTTTTGGTTTGATGGAGTTTGTAAAATAA